The following proteins are encoded in a genomic region of Glycine max cultivar Williams 82 chromosome 18, Glycine_max_v4.0, whole genome shotgun sequence:
- the LOC100775781 gene encoding oxysterol-binding protein-related protein 3B-like yields the protein MAPKDPKQVAAASGGGGGFFASIASSLSNFGSAMSKSVNGLVGYEGLEVINPEGGTEDAEEEAKKGRWKQEERDGYWKMMQKYVGSDITSMVTLPVIIFEPMTILQKMAELMEYSYLLDMADKTEDPYMRLVYASSFFISIYYAYQRTWKPFNPILGETYEMVNHGGITFISEQVSHHPPMSAGHAETEHFTYDITSKLKTKFLGNSADLYPVGRTRVTLKRDGVVLDLVPPPTKVSNLIFGRTWIDSSGEMILTNLTTGDKVVLYFQPCGWFGAGRYEVDGFVYNSADEPKILMTGKWNEAMNYQLCDSEGEPLPGTELKEIWRVADAPKKDKFQYTHFAHKINSFDTAPKKLLASDSRLRPDRMALEKGDLSTSGYEKSSLEERQRTEKRNREAKGHKFTPRWFDLTDEVTPTPWGDLEVYQYNGKYTEHRAAVDSSECIEVPDSRTEFNPWQYDNLDAE from the exons ATGGCTCCAAAGGATCCCAAGCAAGTTGCTGCTGCTTCTGGTGGTGGGGGTGGCTTTTTTGCTTCTATTGCTTCCAGTTTGTCCAATTTTGGCAGTGCCATGTCCAAATCCGTTAATGG TTTGGTGGGCTACGAGGGGCTGGAGGTTATTAATCCAGAAGGAGGAACTGAAGATGCTGAAGAGGAAGCAAAAAAGGGACGATGGAAACAAGAG GAGCGAGATGGTTACTGGAAAATGATGCAAAAGTATGTTGGCTCTGATATCACATCAATGGTGACACTTCCGGTTATCATTTTTGAGCCAATGACAATACTTCAGAAAATGGCTGAG CTTATGGAGTACTCTTACCTGTTAGATATGGCAGATAAGACTGAGGATCCATACATGAGACTAGTATATGCTT CATCATTCTTTATATCCATCTACTATGCCTATCAACGAACATGGAAGCCATTCAATCCAATTCTTGGTGAGACTTATGAAATGGTTAACCATGGTGGCATTACATTTATATCAGAGCAG GTCAGCCATCACCCTCCAATGAGTGCTGGGCATGCTGAAACTGAACATTTCACTTATGATATaacatcaaaattgaaaaccaaaTTTCTTGGCAACTCAGCTGATTTATATCCTGTTGGAAG AACGCGTGTTACTCTCAAAAGAGATGGTGTGGTCCTTGATTTGGTGCCTCCTCCTACAAAAGTTAGCAACTTGATTTTTGGACGAACTTGGATTGATTCATCAGGAGAGATGATCCTGACAAATCTGACTACAGGGGACAAAGTGGTGCTGTATTTTCAACCATGCGGCTGGTTTGG AGCTGGTAGATATGAAGTGGATGGATTTGTGTATAATTCTGCTGACGAGCCTAAGATACTGATGACTGGAAAATGGAACGAGGCAATGAATTATCAACTTTGTGACTCAGAGGGAGAACCACTTCCAGGCACAGAGCTGAAAGAG ATTTGGAGAGTTGCTGATGCCCCCAAGAAGGACAAATTCCAGTACACGCATTTTGCACACAAGATTAACAGCTTTGACACTGCTCCCAAGAAGTTGTTGGCATCTGATTCTCGTCTACGTCCCGATAGAATGGCCCTTGAGAAGGGTGACCTATCCACATCTGGTTATGAGAAGAGCAG TTTGGAGGAGAGGCAAAGAACTGAGAAGAGAAACCGAGAGGCCAAGGGCCATAAGTTCACTCCTAGATGGTTTGATTTAACTGATGAAGTAACTCCGACCCCTTGGGGTGACTTGGAAGTTTACCAATACAATGGTAAATATACCGAACATCGCGCTGCTGTTGATAGTTCTGAGTGCATAGAGGTGCCTGACAGCAGAACAGAATTCAACCCTTGGCAATATGATAATTTGGATGCTGAATAA